The sequence cgtagtttgctagctagcaagcaagggataagaacgttgctagccagtatggcaatggaatatCTAGAAGGAACGACTGTGTCgcctccatagatacagaacaaaaaatcTGAATGACTGGGTTGCGTCTCTAGCAAACCGAACCGATAGAATGAACAACCAGccagcttgggtagcaaccctagatttgggACAATatattgtggaaggatgaaatagtatgaatacatTTATCAAATGAATGTTTTTAATTAAAATacgtcaatcattatttgaatatgttgctaacccgttgtataaaagtgataatgcccaagaAGCTGATGTTaggggatatattggcacggtttgccgaCCCTCGACTTTGTCTCTGGCCTagcaacacccgtgccaatatatcctccaaacactggcttcaCGGCATTATTACTTAAGTGTGCGTATATGTATCTGCAGCTGCACGTGTGTGTTCTTCAGACAGAGTTCCGTTGGCAGGGTGTGTACTGCGTTTTGAGTAAGTCCTGGTAGATCTTGGAGCGGAGGAAGCGTGGGTAAGAGTCTTTCTCCATGAGGCTGTGGACCCTGGCCTGGACCTCGTTCAGACTGGAAGGAGTGGGCTCCTCAAGGCTCTGTCTCGTCACCTCCCGTGTACGGAAGTCTATGTTTACCTACATTGACCAAGGGAGTGCAAAATAAACATTAGTTATCTGAATCATCTAAGTGTGTCAATGTTCTatgaaaaacagtataaaaaattGAAGACAGTATCAAAATTACTTTTATTCCATATAATCAAAGTATGTGTATTCATGTGTACCTATGTGTAATATTGCAGAGTTGTGGATTGTTACACATAGTAACTCCAGTTTACAAACAAACAACCCTTAGCATTGAtacttaaagtaactgtccagggAAAACAAACTTTTAAAAGTTCATATTCTGTTAACTAGAACCAAAATTATGTTGATGACTCATCCTATACTCGTTTTTGTGGCCAAAGCGTGAATTGGGGagaatttttaatttttttaaatgcttGCTATTTCCTGATGGAACATAGTGTCATGTTGGCTCATTggctgagctggccaatcagcggtctactCGCATGAATATGTTAAATGACCGGTATAACCATTCTGTTGGAGGATTAAATCTACACCgttccaacacagaaaagctgctttATAACATACTTTATGGTGACACGTTATCCCATATAGATGATTTACAGATAGGTTGTTGATAGTATGACTATGTTTTAATAAGCAATTGCCTGCAGAAGTTACAGTTAGGGTTATGTTTAAGAATAATGTACAGTTAGTTAAAATGTTGCTGACAGTTAttgaacatttacatttgagtcatttagtagatgctcttatccagagcggatGCGTATATTTTCATCATGGGAATTGAACGCACAATCATGGTGTTACAAGTGCCATGTTGTACCAACTGAGCCATCTACTGAACATCTACAACAGCTGAACATCTACAAACCATCTAAAAGTCATCTACTTGGGACTGTTCCAATAAAGTGTTATCTACTTTAATACCCTGttttggaaggaaaactattttactcatattgtaattaattataggtcatatttcatagaaatctggaaacactgcaCAGTCACAATATAACAGACAAAATGTGTATTTTGCATCATTAGCTGGTTGATCCAACACAAACCTCTCTGGGAGCCTTGACATCGATAAACTCATTGTAGATCTTGTTGGCTTTGGTCACCAGTTTAGCGGGAGTCTTGATTTTTTTATATTCCTCGCAGGCCATCCAGAACTCAATGTTCTCGTCGCTGAACTCCGTCTTGAGAAAAGCCCGGAAGGCAGCCAGGCCATCTACGACACAAAACATCCATCAGCCAGTTAGAGGGGCTAATGgacagcaagtgtgtgtgtgtctgtgcgagagagagagtgtgtgtgtctttacaaagATCTATATCGTATCCCAGCACCTATTTCTGAACATGGGCCGTTTTTTTTGGAACTGATGTGTTTTTGCCACAGAGAGCACCTGTAGTTCCTTTGATGCATATAATAACAGGGTTGATTATCATGCATTGATATTGTCTGAGATGAGGAgtgttgtcacgtcctgaccttagttcctttttttttGTTTCTATTTTAGGCTGATCGGGGCGTgttttggggtgggcattctacagtatgtgttgttctagttttggttttctatgtgtttggcctggtatggttctcaatcagaggcagctgtcaatcgttgtctctgattgagaaccatacttaggcagcctgtttatcccacttgagttgtgggtgattgttttctgtgtctgtgtttcctccATACAGAACAGAATTTTGTATTTTCGTGTTCAGTGACTCTTCATAAAAAATGACAAACACTTTCATTCTCAGTACATTAAACTGCCCTGCGACTAGAACACAAAAATGTGTCCCACAACCTTccaattaactttttgtcttCATCAATCAAAGATGAGATCAATTTGTCTGACATCAATGATAACATGGAGGGAGGTCTTGTTTTACAATCGGCCGTGTCATGATGACATGTtttatccatcctctctccctcacttgcTATTTTCTCTTGCCTGTATTTGCTTAACATTTGCCCAGCAGGAGCACCAGGAGAGTAGGCCATCAGGCCCAATCACCAACATTAGCCACACACTCTTACGAAACAATGGTTTTAGGAAGATCACCAGAAGGACACTTACTGCATGTAGCCTTGTCAACAGACattgttaaaaataaaaatagatccCTGAGGCATTGAACCTTTCTTGGAAGAAGATTTTCTCTCGCTGCTTTATTTTTAATCAGTGTCTTTAGGAATAGTCTATGATGTGTTAATGAAGCCAAGGCCTTCTAATGTGTGAATGTAGGTCAGTGTACATTTCAAACCCTGAAAGGATTTTCGATTTTCTTTAAGtaatgtttacatacacataAATGTTATAATTAAATAttgaaaaacatatacatgaaTGTTGAATTGAGGCTTGTTTAGTTCAGCATAAAATGGACTCCCATAGAAATGAGAAGCAGTCACAAACCACATCATCACAGATAGGTTGCCTAAGGTACCCAGCCAGAAGCAAAGGGCAACCAGATAAATAGGATTAGCTGTGATACAAATGGGCTGTGGTTATATGATTGGCCGGGTGAATGTGATAACTGTGTTCTTCTGTTAGATCCAATAAGTGCTAAatcaggaggtgaggacagagccAATGTGGCCAAGGCATGGGAACAAATAGTACTGCTTCTGTTCCTCTTATGTGATTATaaagttgtgtgtgtgcgtgtgtcttgaTTCACTCCTTTATGTTTAGTGAAGCCGGATACTAAAGTCTGTCTCTTTGCCCCCTTGTGTCTGAAGATAATATTTGTCATTTGAAGATAATATTTGCACCTGTACACActctacacagcccatctgtaaatagcccacccaactatcTCATCCCCACATTgttattttttgctcctttgcaccccaatatctctacttgcacattcatcttctgcacatctatcactccagtgtttaattgctcaattgtaatttatggcttatttattgccttacctccctaatcgtattacatttgcacacactctatgtagacttttctattgtgttattgactgtacgtttgtgttaccccatgtgtaactctgtgttgtttgtgtcacactgctttgctttatcttggccaggatacagttgtaaatgagaacttgttctcaactggcctacctgtttaaataaggTGTGGATGCGACTTCAAACCATCAAGTTCACACCAATTTGTCTATGTTATACAAACTACACCACCTGTTAAACAGTTGGCAGTGGGGTCTACAGGATAATGTATACAATGCTTGATTAACTCATTACTTACAAATACTAACATGAGACATGCACACCTGCAATGTTTTTGCAAATGTCCATTAACATATGACTTGATTTGTGTCCATGTTTAT is a genomic window of Oncorhynchus nerka isolate Pitt River linkage group LG24, Oner_Uvic_2.0, whole genome shotgun sequence containing:
- the rgs8 gene encoding regulator of G-protein signaling 8, with translation MKTRLACLSNKSDSYTDFTEFLPPAQDRTTRCLKLTKDEVIRWADSFDVLLSHKYGLAAFRAFLKTEFSDENIEFWMACEEYKKIKTPAKLVTKANKIYNEFIDVKAPREVNIDFRTREVTRQSLEEPTPSSLNEVQARVHSLMEKDSYPRFLRSKIYQDLLKTQYTPCQRNSV